GGCTTCACCTTCATATCTACCGGGAAGCTTTCCAAAGTGATATTTAGCAAGATCGATGAGTTCATCGTGTGAAACTCCTGATCAAAAAAGGTGTAGAAGAGAAGTTGTAGAATTTAACAACAGTtcttttcacacaaaaaagtgaaaaccatgaaaatgaGGACTCTTGAATGGACTAAACATGATGTACTTTTGTTACCAGTGTCAAACTGGGGTGTCTCAACAAAACAGAAGTCTAACCTCCAGCAGCAGCCAAAACTATTCTGGGGCCTTTGTAGTGAGTGGTGATGTACTCCACCAGGTCTCCTCTGTTGATTGTTCTGCATCACACACAAACACGATTACATTTCATGAGTCTGAAAACAAACAGGTGATTTCTACAGAGAGGAACCAATTAAAGGAAAAATCAACCTGTCACCAAAACCGCATCAGTGCACGTTAACATGGATTCTACTGGAGGAATGAACAGTCTAACAAAAGAAATTCCCTCATTTGATTTGATGGTGATGAAGGTGGAGAGCACTGTCAAATAAATCGGTTCAGAATTGATTGGTGTCTGAATGAGTCAAGATTTAGTGACAGCGAAAGTCACTGCATATAATCCACACCACTGacatcagatttttttcttccatcTCTGTCACCAACCAAGACTTAATTTCCATTAACATTAATTCTTCACATAATCTGTCCTTACTTGATGTTCTCTGTGGGCCCCAGGATGGTCCGTCCTAGCGCTGTGGACTGATACGCTGTAGCATGCAGGTAATCAAAGACCACCTCCTGCAGATTAGTCTCTACTTCCTGCATCTCTCTGAGGATCACCCCTCGTTCCCTCTCAATCTCTGCCTCACCAAGCATGCTGTTCTGGATGATGTCAGCCAGGATCTCCACAGCTTACGAACAAAGaaaacatacaacaaacacaTCTGATTTATGATCTGTGATAGTCACTTCCATCAAAGATCTGATCCATTGTTGACATTTTAACTTATCATTTATTTACATGGTGAATAAGGTCAATATGATGGCTCATATCAGACAACAGCTTATCCTGTGCCTTGCAGTACCTCGTGGGAGATCTTTAGAAAAAGCCTTGGCGTAATACACAGTCTGCTCCCGGGAGGTGTAGGCGTTCAGGTGAGCCCCCATGTTCTCAATCTCCAACTCCAGATCCAGCTGGGAGCGTTTCCTTGTGCcctgtcacacaaacacacacatctgagTAAATCTGACAATTAGAGCAAAGAAACAGATTAATTAAAATATCTCTGCTTTTAGCACCTCACCTTAAAAGCCATGTGTTCCAGAAAATGCGCTGTGCCATTGTTTCTTTGATTTTCATAGCGACTACCAGCATCTATCCAGAGGCCCACCTGAAAGAAATGACTGGTGAATACCCTCCTCAGACTGAATATCCACATATTCTGAACAAGAGACAAAAACAGAACTACCTTATCTTTAACATATCACTTACACCTCAAAGTTTACAATAACATCCAATTAATGTGTCAGGATGTTTTTAACAATTTCCTGCCTTAAGATTCTGATGTCTAGGCTTGAAAATACATTACTTTTAAATATACATCTAAAATAATATTCCTTGATAAatgcaagaaaagcactcggagagtgcagacctccttcaaagcagatcagccccccccccccccccccaatcaccaccaaaatttactcatttgttccttgtgccagtatcaacatttcctgaaattttcatccaaatctgtccataactttttgagttatcttgctaacaaacaaacaaacaaacaaacaaacacacaaagcaaagtgatcacaatacctcctggctaGGTAACAAGCCTTCAGGCAGACCAACAATTTACACACAACACACGTTTTAACCCTTAGGAATGATCAggccatttttgttctttttttttttgatgtggtGATCATTATGGCTTGGTACAGTTTATGGCACGAAATTCTGCAAGAAcatattttttgacatattttctaATTTAATGACAGTTTCTCTCACAGGTCAACTGACAGTTTTTGCACCCTCTGGGGACCCTCAAAaaagtacacacacaaaaaactgcaataaaatcatcatatttcaccattttttttcctGCATAAATCCCTTAAATCACAtcagccctgctcaaaactaccaaatgttaAATAGTTTACCAGTTTGAATACACaatgccacttgttttatttaaaagCAACACAAAATTTTCCATGCTGGGGGATGCTGCATTGTTTTACACCAGACTTGGACATGTCAAAGATTAGTAATAACACTTATAAAATCATGAAAATCACTGagcatttggtagttttgagcagagccaGGGTGGTTTGAGAGAATGATGCAGGCAAAAAAAGATATATGATTTCACAGCAGTTATTGTACATTTTTGGCTCAAGGATTCCCAGTGGGTAGTTGATTAAAAGGATGTACAAggattaaaaaatattaaaactataCATAAACTCGCCATTAGGTTGCTGATATTGTGTACTGGTGGGTTCTCTTTAACTCACTGTGCAGGTTGGAAGCCCAGAGTCCTCAGAAGCCACCCGGAGCCCGTTTTCTAAAGCGGTCACCTTAGTTTCAGGAACATTGAGGGCCACTTGTGGAGCCTGAACAGCCAACAGTCTGTGGGGTCCAGATGTGAGCTGTGGGTGAAGACAACAACCGTTAAAACCCTCAGAAAAAACTGCCAGTCATGGTGATGCTTCAGATTTACACATTACATCAGACAGTCTCATGTTAGCAGCAACTCAATACTCTAAGGTGTTTATACTCTACTGTACTACGTGGTCAGAGAACGAAGTTTCCAACATTTACACAAGGACTTGTTGATAAAAAACAATTGATAATGTCGCAACACATTACATAGTGACAGGCCATGCCACTGACCCCACTCTGACAATAAACACACATGACTGCTCATCTAACCAGTGGCTTTAAGTCCCACACATGTCCGTAAACATATCCTTACCCTGGGTGAAGAATATGTCTTCAGTAAATGTCTCTGTACAACATTTCTCCCGATAGATGTCAGATTCTTTAAGCACGCCGCCATATTGACCAAGCCACACAGAGCGCATGCGCAGTTTTTCGCCGACGTAACCTTTACGCAACATCCTCCACAGGTGACGAaatcattttattaaaaaaataaaaatctaaaggAGAAAAACAAACGAGCAATTTGTACAACATATACtatacaaatattatcaatatgataattaaaagaaatgtagATAAATGAGTACGCAAaagtattgttgtgtgtaattctaaTTATAAGGTTATAAGGTggaattaaacagtctgatggccacaggcaggaatgatttaCTGTGGTGCATTTTGGAGGTATCAGTCTCTCACTGAACATGCTCTAGTGACTGACCACCACGTCATGGAGTGGGTGAGTGGAACTGACCAGTACTGTCCTGATCTTGGACAACATTAGCCTCTCTGACATTACCTTCAGAGAGTCCAGCTCCATCCCCACAATGTTACCGGTGGATCAGCTTGTTGAATGTGTTTGTCATTGGCAACCCTCATCCTGCTGCCGCTTTAGAAAATTGAGATGGCTCTGGCCCTTCTTGTAGAGCAGTGACTCAaatcacacctggttcaattgatgatcagctcatcaccaagctctgcagaagcctgatactgatgtaatggcttccaggtgtacttgcttatttatttatttatttatttatttggctatTTATTGTCAAGAAACGTAATTAAACTAACCAGTGacaccaaatgaaaaaaaagagggaCATAAAGATTGTCAATTACTTATACTGTGCTCAGGGATGTGAGCGGTGTAACTCTTATTTTGAAAGGATCCGACATTTAGGAACAGGAAGTGTTCTTTAGCCTCGCGCGAATATTCTTCAACATTGTCTCAAGTTTGTGTGTTGTCAGATCACAGTGAGTCAAACAGCCGAGATAAAGTGAAAATTTAATTTTATGCAGAACACAAATAGCCTCTGTGTCAGCTACTGTACTATCTGCGTCTGAGCCTGGAATTCTGTGGTTTAACTCgggttaatttttattttgtcctAGTGCTGTAGCTCTGTAGAAATGTCCTAAACTTCATGCTAGCTTAAGTGTTGATCAGCAGTAAACATTAAATCCATTAGCGATAGCATTAGCCATTCTATCTGCGCTGTGGCATCCAGACTAGAAATGGCGGACAGTAGAGATCTTATGGACGGAGATCTGGAAGATGGAGAAATTTCCGGATCCAGCTCGGATTCTGACATGGGAGCCACTGTCGCAGCACAGGCTCGACCTCCGGCGTTTGGCGGCCAGTCCTTCCAGAGCAGAGCCCCCTCCAACTCGTCCGCCGCCGCCTACCGCAGCACCGGCAGGGCGGCGGAGTCCAGTGACAGCGGCCAGGACTCATCCGACGAAGAGGCTGCAGTTTGGCGCCGGAAACGCCAGAAAGTGTCCAACGCTCCTCAGACAACTGGAACGACCCGCATGCCAGTCCCCACGGCAGCGGGAGGCCGCAAGGTAAACAACATCTGGGGCTCTGTGGTCCAGGAGCAGTGTCAGGATGCCATAACAGCAGAGCTGGGCATATTTGGCATGGAAGGAGAGGTCAGCATGGCAAGCAGAAATGTGGAGACTTATAACTATGTTCTGGCTCGTAAGATAATGGATAAGGAGCGAGAGATGGAGAAACAGTTGAAGGATGGAGGAGAGGTGAGCATGCTGGACGCTCAGCTGGAGGAATACATGAAGGGCCGGGGGTCAGAGGGTGATGCAAAGAGGAAGAGGTCTGTCAGAGAGAGGCTGGGCCCCAGAGCTGAGATGGACATCAAGGGCCGGTATGAGATCACAGAGGACGACCCTGATGAGAAAGTGGTGGATGAGATAGCACACCGGCTGCAAGAGCCTAAAAAAGAACTGATAGAGCGTGTTGTTAAAGTTATTGGGAAGAAAAAAGCACTAGAACTGCTGGGAGAAACCGCCACACTGGAGGAAGCTGGTGGTGTGTACACCATGGATGGCAGCAGACGGCGGACCCCTGGAGGGGTTTATCTGAACCTGCTGAAGAACACACCCAGTGTATCTAAGTCCCAGATCAAGCAGATATTCTTGGATGAAACCCAGAGAGACAACAAGAGCAAAAAGGCTGCACAGAAGCGAAGGAGGCATGTCCTAGCCAAAAAGATGAAACAGGCCATCGGCACACTGAATCTGCAGGAGCATGATGATGTCTCTAGGGAGACTTTTGCCAGTGACACCAACGAGGCCTTGGAGTCACTGGAGGAGGcagcagaggaggaagaggaggcccCTGTGGAAACTGCTGTGGGCACTGAGGAGACCCCAGTGGTCTACAACTCTACAGACCTGGAGGTTTTTTGAGTCTTTCTGCTCTTTGAACTCTGGAAAGTCTAAATAAAGTCTTTCTAGACTAAATAACACTGAAAGCACTGTACAAGCACGTTTCTCCATATTACGTGACTGCACCTGATTGTCATTGATTTATTTTCCCCTTAAAAGTGAATTGAGAGCTTGTCATAACAAAGGCTTAGTTTTTGTTTGATACATCATGGGTTTGAAGATTTCACCACAGTAAGACATTGAAAAGTTTGTTTAGTGATACAAATGCATTGTTTGGCTCAAAATCAATTTCTAACTCTTTAAAGTTGTTGAAGCATATAAAGTGTATGGTGATGCTCTCCTGTTGATTTGCTGAATAGTGACTGTTCAATTTCTCAtgatatattttcttcatttgttcagCTGATTTGTGCAACTGTGTCTTGAATCTAAAAGTAGTCTCAGGTAAAAGTACTTTTTAAATGTGCACACTTCAGTGTTGTTTGTCAAGAGCAACTTTACATTTAACTGTTTTCCTTAACATTTTAAGGCCAAATAAACATAAACTCATTGTGGAAAGCATGAAACTTGTGATGACTTTTGTTAAATCTAACAGCTACAGTTGGTCCCCAGTGGACTTCTTCACTAAGTTTTCTTTTTACAAATGTTGTACACAGATGTACAAATAATACTAATTGTCCAAAATAATTTGAAGTCAGATTTCTTTAATGAAAAACTTGATCATTTTCTGCCCTACCTATGTGCCTAAGGCTTGCACAATCTTAGGGAAAATGCCAGAACCTACACAGCACCTAAACCATCTGAAAACTATATGTTTAAGAAAGGACAgagattaaaaattaaaagcCATATGTCATTGGAAGAAATATTGAGATTTTTGTAAACCTTACTAAACCACATGCTAAATGATTGAAGGCAAAGCTGTTGTAACACTGAAATATGCCCACTAGATGGCACACACGCTCCAT
This region of Sphaeramia orbicularis chromosome 12, fSphaOr1.1, whole genome shotgun sequence genomic DNA includes:
- the pmpcb gene encoding mitochondrial-processing peptidase subunit beta, with translation MAACLKNLTSIGRNVVQRHLLKTYSSPRLTSGPHRLLAVQAPQVALNVPETKVTALENGLRVASEDSGLPTCTVGLWIDAGSRYENQRNNGTAHFLEHMAFKGTRKRSQLDLELEIENMGAHLNAYTSREQTVYYAKAFSKDLPRAVEILADIIQNSMLGEAEIERERGVILREMQEVETNLQEVVFDYLHATAYQSTALGRTILGPTENIKTINRGDLVEYITTHYKGPRIVLAAAGGVSHDELIDLAKYHFGKLPGRYEGEAPALPLCNFTGSEIRVRDDKMPLAHIAIAVEAVGWSHPDTIPLMVANTLIGNWDRSFGGGVNLSSKLAQMACQGNLCHSFQSFNTCYTDTGLWGLYMVCEPGTINDMMYFTQMEWMSLCTSVTESEVVRAKNLLKTNMLLHLDGSTPICEDIGRQMLCYSRRIPLHELEARIDAIDAKTIKEVCTKYIYNKAPAIAAVGPIEQLPDYNQIRSGMFWMKT
- the phax gene encoding phosphorylated adapter RNA export protein codes for the protein MADSRDLMDGDLEDGEISGSSSDSDMGATVAAQARPPAFGGQSFQSRAPSNSSAAAYRSTGRAAESSDSGQDSSDEEAAVWRRKRQKVSNAPQTTGTTRMPVPTAAGGRKVNNIWGSVVQEQCQDAITAELGIFGMEGEVSMASRNVETYNYVLARKIMDKEREMEKQLKDGGEVSMLDAQLEEYMKGRGSEGDAKRKRSVRERLGPRAEMDIKGRYEITEDDPDEKVVDEIAHRLQEPKKELIERVVKVIGKKKALELLGETATLEEAGGVYTMDGSRRRTPGGVYLNLLKNTPSVSKSQIKQIFLDETQRDNKSKKAAQKRRRHVLAKKMKQAIGTLNLQEHDDVSRETFASDTNEALESLEEAAEEEEEAPVETAVGTEETPVVYNSTDLEVF